The DNA sequence TCTATGTTAGAAGATGAGATGATATGCTTGCTGGTTTTCTCATAGagtttttctccttttctgtACCAATGTTTATCGTATAAATTTGCAGATATAAGAGTTACTAAAAATGGAGTGTTCCAAATTTTTCTTTCAGATATGTAGCTACAGAGTTGGCCACTGATCTCATCATAAATGTTGgtgatatcaaattttatcttCACAAGGTATACACATTTTGTTGCTCAACATATTCCTAATACAATTGtttaaaaactcaaaatccatcaATGTTTATTGTTATGCTTCTATGTTAGAAAGTGGTTAAGTATATCTTCTTGTTGCAGTTTCCTCTTCTCTCCAAGAGTTCTCACCTTCAGAGGCTCGTTGGTAGCGTAAACGAAGAAAAGGATGAGATACGCATAGACGACATTCCGGGAGGACCTACTGCGCTCGAAATATGTGCCAAGTTCTGCTATGGCATGGTTGCCACGCTCAACGCTTACAACGTGGTGGCAGCGCGTTGTGCAGCAGAGTATCTAGAAATGTACGAGACCTTCGAGAAGGGAAATCTCATATACAAGATCGACGTCTTCCTCAGCTCCAGCATCTTCCGAAGCTGGAAAGATTCCATAATTGTTCTTCAGACCACAAGGTCTCATCTCCCCTGGTCCGAGGAGCTGAAGATCGTCAGCCACTGCCTCGATTCCATCGCTTCCAAAGCTTCTACCGACCCTTCCAGAGTTGATTGGTCGTATACCTATAACCGGAAGAAGCTTCTGTCCGAGAACGATCCTCTCTGGAACGGTGTGATGAAGCAGCAAACCGTGCCTCAAGACTGGTGGGTGGAGGAGCTTTGCGAGCTTCATATTGCTCTATACAGACGGGTGATTTCAACGATACGAGCTAAAGGGAGAGTTTCTGCTGATGTGATCGGAGAGGCGTTGCAAGCTTATATCACGAGAAGGCTCCCCGGCTTCAGCAAAGGCACTATACGAGGCGGGGATACACTCAAGTACCGATACTTGGTTGAAACCATCACGGAGTTGCTGCCAATGGAGATAAGCTCTGTGCCGTGTAGTTTCCTGCTCAAATTACTGCAAGCATCGCTTGTATTGGGATGTGGAGAGCCGGGAAGAAGGGAGCTGATGCAGAAAATCGCACAGCAGCTCGGGGAGGCAACCGTAGCTGATTTTCTGATCCGTTCGTCTAATGGTGAGACGGCCCTTTATAACATAGACATAGTGTATGACTTGGTTGAGCAGTTTGTGATGCAAGAGCATACCGACTGCTCTCTCGGTCCCGAGTTCTATGCTGCCAAGGCCAATGTGGCCACGTTGGTCGATAGTTATCTGGCTGAAGCTGCTCGAGACTCCTCGTTGCATATGTCCAGATTTCTCGACCTAGCAACTATGGTCTCGAGCTTTCCAAGACAGACGCATGACAGAATCTACCGTGCCATCGACATGTACCTAAAGGTCCGTCTCTATTCATACACCGTGTTGGTCATCTATTCGTTTTCGTTGTTTCTAAAACGAGCTGTGCTCGATTGCTGCAGGAGCATCTGGAGTTGAGTAAGAgcgagaagaagaagatgtgCCGGTTGATGGATTGCAGGAAGCTATCGGGTGAGGCGTGGGCGCACGCTGTGCAAAACGAGAGGCTCCCTCTGCGAGTTGTTATGCAGGTACTCTTCTTCGAGCATAGCCGGGCAGCAGCTGGAGGGGGCGGTGATCACACAATGCCGGACCTGCCCAGGTCTATTAGGGCTTTACTTCCGGGAGGGTCGTATGGGAGCTCGAGATCTGCTACTACGAACACAGACGATGACTGGGATGGCGATCGGACATCGGAGGAGCTGAAGTCGCTGAAGGTGGAGCTGGCTTCTCTGAGGCTGAAAGGCGGGGCACAGAAGGCCGGAGCGAAGAAGATGTGGTCGAACGAGAACAGCAGTTCGGACACGTCGGGGAGCTTCGAGGAGAGTAGATGTACACCTTCAAGAAGTAGGAGACGCCCCTAGTCATAGAATTGTTATTAAACTTGTAAGATTATCTTTGGCTTGTTATAGAATTCTAAAGCCAGATATCCGGAAATTTTGGAAGACTTGGAAGATTGGATAAAATATGTTTCTGTTTTGCTGTATGGTTTCAGTTTTGCCTTTGGAGTTTCAAAGATGGAAAATCAGTTAGTGAGAGTGTGCAGTAGTCTTGTTatattcttcaaatttattataagtgtgaggtagaaataaaatttaaaaatgtttattacatctaacatttttgttaaaggaaaaaaataccCCTACAAAATAGAGTAAATTTGTACTCCTAGGCCTCGACGATTGTTTTGGGTCGAAAATGGATATGTGTGGGCTAGGCAGACCTCAACTTGGCCTACAATAGAGCTAAGCCCACTAATAAAtcttagtactagtatttgatTAGTGGGCTTACAATATGACTACAAAGCAAAcaatgttaaataaatatgttatttgattatttgttaTATCGAGCCTTAAAATTCACTTATATGATTATAGATTGGCTAATATTTTTCAGCTGGTTACTTTTAATCCCCTTATTTGGACTAGACTTCTCCTCAATGGTTGAGACTTGAGGGTCAATTTTTATCATGGATTTGTGTTAAGATCTTGATAGTAACAACATGAAatttaaagtaattgaaaCGGTTCTTGAACACTAATTTGATAATAAAGCTTGAAATCTGTAATTTGACAGTGAAGATTTGGTGATAATGACAAACTTCTATGCATCCGTAATCTAGGTTCGATTTTTCTCTGTTTGGTTTGTGGAACTATGAGCTTTGATCAATCATAAATTATGGagcatgtacttttttttatatatataaacacgAGAtcgtgatcaattgagattatttgggctaattgagaaatgagatgcaatatcagccactcatttttattaaatgagtggtccagattttgccacacaataaataattttagattaatttattatgaaagggtataatggtaattttattctcttctaAGGATGTCATCCGCCACTACGCTAACGCCTCACCTCTTTCTCCTCCACAAAACCAACAATTTTTtccatcgccgccgccgcagcGGCAGCAGGCGGCCGATTGTCAAGCAATCGAGACTTCATCTCGTGAAATCCTCATCAAGCCTGCAGGAGGAGATCAAGGTTCCTCAAATTGTATCAATCCCCAAATTCGCGCCGGCGGTGCAAATCCCCAAATTTGGTGACGGAGCGGCGGAGACTTTTGAGGCGGTGCTGAGGGGGAATCTGAGGTTTCCGTCAAAGATTTTCCGTTCTGTGTCGCCGGAGGCTAAGGATCTGTTGAGGAAGATGATCTATCGAGATCCTTCTAGAAGGCTCTCCGCCGAGCAAGTTTTGAGTCAGtattcttctctctctacattcCTGTATATAATTTCGCATAATTTATGActgattttcattttgattgcTAATTCCAGTGCATCCATGGATCGTAAATGGAGGAGAGATGTGAGATTTGAGTTGTACAGAGAGACAGTGGTCGCAGAAACAGATGAATAATATAGTAGATGAATCCCTCACCCTTTTTCTTTAGATGAAAATGACAGAGCACCTCTTTGTTTTGGAGGAGTCGTGGCTTTCGATCATCTTTTGTGTTTTGGTGAGAGATTTGTGCCAAATTATGAATAAAGTTTGCACATATATCTGATTTAGGTGTTGAGTGTATTGTTTTTTGTAATCTGAAAGAGGTAATGTTCAATACTCATGGATAGGGGAATCAAGCTTAATCATAATACACTGTAGGTGTTTGGTGATATTCCCCAGTTAGGAATTAGTTGCTAGAGTTAGATTCAAGAATTagctatttccatttttgcaTGTCAACTACGcgcacatataatgtcaactacatatataatctatgtcaactgtacacatataatgtcaacaacatatacaattcatgtcaactacacacatataatgtcaactatgtgtaatattcatgtcaactaaacacatataatgtcaactacatatataattcatgtcaactatacacatataatgtcaactataagttgttgacattagatattcggtattgatatgtgaattataagtgttatttgttagttgttgacattcgatattctcggtattgatatgtgaattgtaagtgttatttgttagttgttgacattttaatacgagttgttgacattcgatattctcggtattgatatgtgaattgtaagtgttatttgttagttgttgacattttaatacgagttgttgacattcgatattctcggtattgatatgtgaattgtaaatgttatttgttgacattttaatacgagttgttgacattcgatattctcggtattgatatgtgaattataagtgttatttgttagttgttgacattttaatacgagttgttgacattcgatattctcgatattgacatgtgaatagtaagtgttatttgttagttgttgacattttaatacgagttgttgacatttgatattctcggtattgatatgtgaattgtaagtgttattttttagttgttgacattttaatacgtgttgttgacattcgatattctcggtattgatatgtgaattgtaagtgttatttgttagttgttgacattttaatacgagttgttgacattcgatattctcggtattgatatgtgaattataagtgttattttattgaatgttgaagatttgaatgttgaaggtttgaagatttgaatatttgaatgttgaagatttgaagatttgaatgttggagatttgaagatttgaagatttgaatgttgaagatttgaagatttgaatgttgaagagatttgaagattcgaagatttgaacatttgaatgttgaagatttgaagatatgaatgttgaagatttgaagatttgaatgttgaagaattgatgatttgaatgttgaagatttgaagatttgaatgttgaagagatttgaagattcgaagatctgaacatttgaatgttgaagatttgaagatatgaatgttgaagatttgaatgttgaagctagagttttagagaagattttagaaaatgatttcaaacacaatttaatgaaaagacaattatacccccttgttgacataatgtgatatttgttgacattttgttaatcttgtggattagtggcccatattgcatctcatttttcaatttagctaaataatctcaacctaacaagaccctataaaCACGTGTGTGTATTTATCTGgttcaaaataattttgttatttgggCAATTATTAGGACTtaggagtatttaaataagatCATATCGTAATGTTTTAGCCGTATACTAAGGAAAGGGAAAAATAagtaatcataaaaaaaaagactcGATAATAAgtgtttcattattttttttgtagatATTCATAATAAGTGCATCGGCTAAAAGACGCTATTTTTGGACAAGTTTTGCATCATTTTCACATCACAATAAATGTATATCGATTTAAGACTGAAGAGCAAGGTTGATTTAAAATACTAGATCAAATAAGAACACAATAATGTACTGTATTTTGATTagtttaattcatttatattaattttcattgaGAACCCCTTCATTAATGTAGTCTGTAAGATTTGCAAAGCATGTAGtgcataaaatatattaataccAAAAAGTATTGAAAATGATTGTGGGTTTATTTTGCCTGCCACTTCATAATGATGTTTGGatgaaagtaaataaattattagtcggagatattttaattgaatagcAAAACTCCTCATTCATTCGACGGAAAGTTACACTTGATTAcgataatattttaaagtgaAGTTAGCTCACTTTTTcgttaacaaaaaaaaataaataaaatcccaCGCAGTTTTAATTAAGAAGTCTAATTAATTTACGATTTAGGTCGGCATTTGCACCTAAAGGAATGGACTTTTGAACGTGTTATGGAACACACACAAGCAAAAGGGACTATACTTTTGACTTTAATAGTGTTGCAATTTTCGAATAATTTCCTCGTAACCTAAACCACCTACTTAGCTAGCTAATTATAGTCCCAAATTAACATATTAGAAAATAACTTTTTGGTGGCCCTATCTTTCCGACCACATTATTAACAATCTTAATCGTTTGTCTTTAATCTTGTTATTATAGTactgatttataatttttcttattgaGGTTTATCATGCTTATATTAGAAACATTATAATGGAATTTGGAAGACCATATCATACTACATTCATCCAcgaaatagtctcatttttccaattTAGTCTTCCACCAAAATAAGTTTATATCTACTTTTACTGAGTTTTTCCCTCTAATAAGATCTGTTAATTTctatgactattttttatgaacggAGATATTATGAACTACATTACTCTCATGGATACTATCATTGATTTGATTAGCTTGAGTTAGGTTAAGATTTGGGACGTGTTATTATAGCAATTAGCAGTCAAAATATGCCTAACCCActctaaaataagaaatgggTAAAATACAAAACCACAATGAAAGAAATAGTCTTATCAAGTTAAGatgaataatttatgttaaaatatttgttgatgaTGCAGTGTATTTGCAGAATTAGCGTAAAAAGGCGTGACTAATCTAATTGCGGTGCTCAATTAGGCAAAAATTAAGACTCCAAGCACTTTAATTAATCGAATCACTTTGCTCGATGCATATATTATCCAATTccaagataatttttttacacatGAATAAACACAATAGGCCTTGCTGTTATTTTAAGGCTTTTGCATGCATCAAAACCATTACTGTGTGTTTTTTAgttgaagaaataaatgaCGAAATAAATTTGAACATTATCGATTTTTGGACTATTAGTAGAGCTAGCTAGTTTGTCGCTATACTACAAAGTTGATGCTAGGTGGAGCCATTTTTCTGTTTaaaacacacgcacacacacttGATAACGATAGAGTGAACTCAATAAGACAAATGATTTTTAATGCAACTATGCCATGATAATTATTATGTATatgtagtatttaatttgtcttTGTTACGATGGTTGTCATTTGTGATGTAGCAACACCACATAGAAGAAATATGGATTAATTATGCACAAATAGTGGTAATGTGATTAATGAATGTCTGAACTCAAAGATTTCTGCTTCGAGTCTATTATGACATGAtccttaaaatttataataataaaaaaaaattgtggctctattattttgtactccatccgtccaagagtatgcacttttttttttttttaaaactcttttatctctaACGAGGTGTGACTGTTCCACTAACAacactttaattactttttctttccatcgcactcttactttaccaattgtatattaaaatttgtatccAATATAAAATGTATACTCTTGCTAGATGAAGGGAGTagcattaataatattatgaatttaaaaatttctcaACTTCGATAAATCCAAAATACTCCATAACTCATAAGCGATAATTAAGGATAACACAAGTAGACATTGCTAAATAATAGTTCGCCAGTCCTTAACAGTTTTGGTCCCAAACctaattagataaattaataataataattataataataataaaatttattcttattatttattattattattataaataattttattattattattattattttgagaggtcggagatggagatggagaggGAGGGATATGAAAAGTTGATCAGACAAACCAATAATAAGGCGCATATTTGGAGTGTTGAGacaacattattttatcactAAATTTGTGCAATGTAGGCCACTTACCTCAACTTACTCTTGTCGCCATAACTCGTCCACCACCATCTTTATTTTACTGTTTCAGTACTTCCTAGAATTAcattttatctttaaataCTCCACACTTATTGATTTGGTTTctcatttcaaattataatgcTAATCTAATTTTATCATACATGCATGATTCTTGCGATTGGCTCTTcgttgtaaaaaaaatgtgtcatgTAATGTAAAATAGCGCAAAGAATTTAACGAAAAGTGTtgttattttacaatttaaattatgagtgTGTGTAATTTGGCCTCACTATACAATTAGTTAGAAGGTTCTACGATTTCATGATTATATAACCCACAAATATTGAAACATTTTGCGTGTGCTGATCCATATCTCAGCCATGTTAACTGAAGTACATGACTAACGTTTCCACTTCGATTTTCACATCATCATAGTACCTTTGAATTTCACCATGCTCGTGCAAACATACTTCGCCATGATATAAGTGCTTCGCTCTGAGCCTCTGACTATGTTCATCAGCAACCATTCAATCCAACCTAATCATctactttaatatttaattaatttctctttcttccatatcctcaatattttttcaacccaaccatatatatatttttggtcATTTATCAATGACCACTCAACCAtccaattataatatatatatataggggtgcgttaaaatgacaacactcttaaaatgacactatgacaccacgctagactacaatattataaacgctagactgcaatatccaatacgctggACTGCAATCTAGATTGCAGTccagcgtattggatattgcagacgagaaaaattgcagtctagcgtattggatattgcagtccgcGAAAATTTACCattgagcaatttttatgattgccacatggcagctgattattcgtccatgtgtaaaaatgattggctaggattggtggtatggtgttaccttaagaggtgttgtcattttaacacaaacctatatatatatatatatatatatatatatatatatagttgtgatcattgtcgaaccaattttaaagaccgaactagagaccaaatctgggccattagatctagtttttttgatgagatgtgctgctgtgaaaattttttcggctCCATTACAAGCccatattacttcattatataggtttattacttcattctgtacttcaaatgcttctacacatacttcattccaataatttattacattattccatgtgtttattaaaccaatattagcgccatggcggtggtgatagatattgtagagagaaagaacgacacgcgacggcgaaaccacatttacgtactggaatgaagtaaaaacctactggaatgaagtaaaaacctactagagtctcattatccacaaatctactcttaaagaccgaaccaccgaaccctaccaaattagggcttttagatctagttttttatggataagatacagaaatttataaattattttcgccttcatcacgagtctattttaattcattcgaaggtaaataagtcatactaacatgctACGAAGATTTAtcttcgttccagaatatattacttcattctagtaggtttttacttcattccagtacgtaaatgtggtttcgccgtcgcgtgtcgttctttctctctacaatatctatcaccaccgccatagcgctaatatggtttaataatcacatggaataatgtaataaattattggaatgaagtatgtgtagaagcatttgaagtcctactggaatgaagtaaaaatcttatccgatgaagtaataatgtttctgaatgaagtaataaactcacttgaataaattgcatttttaaatgttaatcaagcaaaaacccacgtcaatgaatttgaatgaagcatatgttgaatcatttcaaagcCTACTAGaagcaaataaaaacatgttgtagtttcaaggtattacaaacagaatgaagtaataaacctatacaatgaagtaaaatgggcttgtaatgaagccgaaaaaattttcacagcagcacatctcatcaaaaaaactagatctaatggcccagatttggtctctagttcggtctttaaaattggttcgacattgatcacaactctctctatatatatatatcttttaataataataataataataataataataataataataataataataataataataatatttaataataatttataattattgaaaattttaccccaaaaatgacaaacttaaaatataaatcaaataaattgaaaacataaatcgaaacaattaaaatataaaactgaAGATACATAATTGGTGCTCAAATTAAATGCCACACATTAGATATTTAGAAAATGTAGATTAGACAAAGAATTACGtggagaaaaatagaaatttttttaatagaactATAGCAGATGTAATCTCTATTTATAAAGGATGAAAAATTATGAGTTTTTTGAGGTTGAAAAATTATGAGTTTTTgtataatgtaaatattttttaaaatttattatattaatattatttaaatattacacAGTATTTATTCAATGAAGTTGTGACTAATTGCACAACCTCATTGGtcaatgaaatgaattaaggGAGAGACCACCGGGttcaaattatatactctcctcgtcccatagaaataggctaattgagaatgaaaaaaagtggttgaaataatgtagtGGATGGTGGGAGCcgtaattgataaagtaaaataggagaaaaaTGTTTCATAAATGTATATGGACTATTTCTACGAAAAAGAAATTCGgtctatttttataggacacTGGGAGTActtaaatttctttaaaagcttttactcaataaaaatgacaatgaTTGTACTAACATTTTACGATTTAGTAGGTTCGCAAATGCGatgatttcatttaaaattgagGCTTACAAAATTGAGGATATTGCAAAGTTGCAGTCTGACTTGAAGCTAGAGATGCCCACGtacggttccggttttggaaattgCTGAACCGGAATCGAACCGCGAGGGTGTTTCGCGCTTATGGTTTCGGTTCCAAAACGCCGGTTTCAGTCCGAACCGACGTTTTTTTACGGTTTTTTTGCAGTTTCGGCTTGGTTTCACAGTTTTTCGGCAGTTTTTCGCGGTTTCGGCACGGTTTCGGTCTGAAAATTTTTTATCCTGAACCaaaccacggttcaaaaatcgacggtttcAATTCGGATAAATTCTCATAGTTTCGGTTCGCAAATCATAACCGCCGGTTTGATAAACGTTAGACAAGTCTACTTGAAGCCAACCATACCGCAAAAAACAATGATGgggatatgatatttttgatcATATTGACTACGAAGTGtttcaaaatatatgtaaatagaGCAACTCTGAATTGCTTAAGTATACTTATATATCGTGCATTTTGACAGAAAGAATGTAATTaagcaaaatatttttacttataaaattgTTATGCTTTTCTTAAaccattttataaaagaatacaAGCACAGCCCGCATTACTTCATCCCAGTTGCTAGATATTACTATGTGCATGATCTAAATTGATATTGCCAATCCAAATGCCTGTTGCATAGTATAATTGAAAGAAACCCCAAATTGTGCCATGTGTGATTGTGGGCTTGAATATTTCTTACGTCGCTAACAAAGACACCTTTTAAGTTTTAAGGGCTAGATTGATAGATATTGTCCAAATTCACCTACACCTGTACATGATATGTCACCTTTCGAATAGATTATCAAAAAGATTGCCATATCCCACGACGTCACAAAAATACTCAAGATTTAAaagttactactactaaaaatcaaaaactaCATTCATTTACAAAAAGATAGGGATATTCCCTTTTGCAACAACAGCAACTAGACAATAAAAGGCTTCATCCATATCTCCTATCCCATCTCCTCCACCACTAACCACTATCCCACCATAATCTTatcaaaaattgcaaaattagaTGCATCAACATTTAGTCataataatactttattataattaagaaGTCAGAACTCCCTTGGATCAACAAAAATGGACATGCCAGGTGGCGACTTTGTCCAGTCACCGACAGAGCCATCACTATAGTCTTCCCCTAACCGTTTAATACACCACAAATCCTCGGCGCACGATAAGCTTTCCCAATGCGGGATTCCTAACCTGAGCGGCTCGCTATCCGCCACCTCCGTCGCCACCACCCCACAACCCCCCTCCTTGGCTAAATTATGGGCCCATCCGCATAAGGCCCGAATCATTTTAACCGCATTTGGGCCTTCCCCGCCCAGCCCGTACAAAAAATGAAACCCAAAGGGCCTGAACACCTGCGGCACGGACGGGAGGCGCAGCCACGGAAAGGCCCGGTCCAGGGCCCGGGTGGCTTTGACCAAGGCCCGCCTCACGCGCGACGCGCCGCGGACCTCGAGCTTGTAGACGTCCTGGCAGTTCCACGCGCTGAGCACCGCCCACGACTCGGGCGGGCTGGCGAGGAACTCCGCGGCGCCACCTGCAGGCCAGGTGGCGCCGCAGGGGAGGGCGAGGAAGGTGCCGAGGCTGAGGCGGTTGCGGAGGACGGCGTCGATGTCGCGCGGGAAGAACTCGGTGGAGGAGAAGCGGCGGCGGTAGAGGGCTTCGGCGTCGGCGGGGGAGAGGCGGAGGATGGTGAGGCGGGGGTCGGGGCGGAGGCGGTGGGCGAAGACGGGGTGGACGAGGATGGAAGGGGTGCGGAATTTGGAGTAGCCGCATTTTTGAGTGAAGAGGTTGACGGATGCATGGTTGTCGCTCTCCGTCGCCATGTACGCATACTCGGCGCCGTTTTCGCCGAACCATTCCTCTATTTGGCGCACTAGTTTCAATCCAATCCCCATTCGCCtgcattattaattaattaattaatattcattaaaaatgtGCCACCACTATACAAGTGGAATTcctattattctattttttggaAAGTGTTTAAAGTGAACAATATCATACGAATAATATCGTACCGGTGAGAAGGGGAGACGCGAAGGCCTGAGATGTAGGCGAGTTTAGTGAAGATGAGGAGGGGTTTGTTGTTGGCGTTTCGGGAGAGCTTAGTGCCGCAAGTGACAGTTTTGATGCAGCCCCTAATGGCGCCAATGATCTCACGGCGCTCCTTGTCTGGCCCACTGCCGACCACTACCAGTTCAGCAACCTGGAATAAtgtaagatagagaataaagtttttgaaagaaaatgaaaaataaaacatttagcTCAATTGAGACCATCCAGAAAAGAATACgacttaattatttaagaatAGACTAAGTTTATAGTAGCAATAGAAAGAGGGGAGAGAGATTAGTTGACCGAGGAAATAgaaagagaggagagagatgattagttagttacaacttacaagcATGAGATAAGCAGGGGAGTTGCGGACCCGGCAGATGGGGTCGCCCAAGAGGTCGGTGTAGAGAGAGAGCTTGCCGCTGGGCCCCACCTCGCACCGATTCTCCATTTCCTCCACCGCTCCGCAATCCTTCTTCTCGTCGTACTCTCGCACCACAACCACCGCCACCACCTCTCCTTCCGCCACCATTTCTTTCCCTCTATCTCACActctatgtatatataatgatgACGATGATAAATATAGCTAGGTTTTTATAGGATCGATAACGTGTATGTGAAGT is a window from the Salvia hispanica cultivar TCC Black 2014 chromosome 1, UniMelb_Shisp_WGS_1.0, whole genome shotgun sequence genome containing:
- the LOC125201942 gene encoding BTB/POZ domain-containing protein NPY4-like isoform X2; translation: MKFMKLGSKPDQFQNDGDNIRYVATELATDLIINVGDIKFYLHKFPLLSKSSHLQRLVGSVNEEKDEIRIDDIPGGPTALEICAKFCYGMVATLNAYNVVAARCAAEYLEMYETFEKGNLIYKIDVFLSSSIFRSWKDSIIVLQTTRSHLPWSEELKIVSHCLDSIASKASTDPSRVDWSYTYNRKKLLSENDPLWNGVMKQQTVPQDWWVEELCELHIALYRRVISTIRAKGRVSADVIGEALQAYITRRLPGFSKGTIRGGDTLKYRYLVETITELLPMEISSVPCSFLLKLLQASLVLGCGEPGRRELMQKIAQQLGEATVADFLIRSSNGETALYNIDIVYDLVEQFVMQEHTDCSLGPEFYAAKANVATLVDSYLAEAARDSSLHMSRFLDLATMVSSFPRQTHDRIYRAIDMYLKEHLELSKSEKKKMCRLMDCRKLSGEAWAHAVQNERLPLRVVMQVLFFEHSRAAAGGGGDHTMPDLPRSIRALLPGGSYGSSRSATTNTDDDWDGDRTSEELKSLKVELASLRLKGGAQKAGAKKMWSNENSSSDTSGSFEESRCTPSRSRRRP
- the LOC125201942 gene encoding BTB/POZ domain-containing protein NPY4-like isoform X1 produces the protein MQEIYIETMKFMKLGSKPDQFQNDGDNIRYVATELATDLIINVGDIKFYLHKFPLLSKSSHLQRLVGSVNEEKDEIRIDDIPGGPTALEICAKFCYGMVATLNAYNVVAARCAAEYLEMYETFEKGNLIYKIDVFLSSSIFRSWKDSIIVLQTTRSHLPWSEELKIVSHCLDSIASKASTDPSRVDWSYTYNRKKLLSENDPLWNGVMKQQTVPQDWWVEELCELHIALYRRVISTIRAKGRVSADVIGEALQAYITRRLPGFSKGTIRGGDTLKYRYLVETITELLPMEISSVPCSFLLKLLQASLVLGCGEPGRRELMQKIAQQLGEATVADFLIRSSNGETALYNIDIVYDLVEQFVMQEHTDCSLGPEFYAAKANVATLVDSYLAEAARDSSLHMSRFLDLATMVSSFPRQTHDRIYRAIDMYLKEHLELSKSEKKKMCRLMDCRKLSGEAWAHAVQNERLPLRVVMQVLFFEHSRAAAGGGGDHTMPDLPRSIRALLPGGSYGSSRSATTNTDDDWDGDRTSEELKSLKVELASLRLKGGAQKAGAKKMWSNENSSSDTSGSFEESRCTPSRSRRRP
- the LOC125187639 gene encoding mitogen-activated protein kinase 13-like, whose protein sequence is MSSATTLTPHLFLLHKTNNFFHRRRRSGSRRPIVKQSRLHLVKSSSSLQEEIKVPQIVSIPKFAPAVQIPKFGDGAAETFEAVLRGNLRFPSKIFRSVSPEAKDLLRKMIYRDPSRRLSAEQVLMHPWIVNGGEM
- the LOC125213945 gene encoding probable N-acetyltransferase HLS1; the protein is MVAEGEVVAVVVVREYDEKKDCGAVEEMENRCEVGPSGKLSLYTDLLGDPICRVRNSPAYLMLVAELVVVGSGPDKERREIIGAIRGCIKTVTCGTKLSRNANNKPLLIFTKLAYISGLRVSPSHRRMGIGLKLVRQIEEWFGENGAEYAYMATESDNHASVNLFTQKCGYSKFRTPSILVHPVFAHRLRPDPRLTILRLSPADAEALYRRRFSSTEFFPRDIDAVLRNRLSLGTFLALPCGATWPAGGAAEFLASPPESWAVLSAWNCQDVYKLEVRGASRVRRALVKATRALDRAFPWLRLPSVPQVFRPFGFHFLYGLGGEGPNAVKMIRALCGWAHNLAKEGGCGVVATEVADSEPLRLGIPHWESLSCAEDLWCIKRLGEDYSDGSVGDWTKSPPGMSIFVDPREF